The Polynucleobacter sp. TSB-Sco08W16 genome includes a region encoding these proteins:
- the pnp gene encoding polyribonucleotide nucleotidyltransferase, with the protein MTMFKKAVKSFQWGNHQVTMETGEIARQAGGAVIVNVDDTVVMGTVVASKSAKPGQSFFPLTVDYLEKTYAAGKIPGGFFRREGRPSEGETLISRLIDRPLRPLFPEGFLNEVQVVVHVLSINPDVPADIPALIAASAALAVSGIPFAGPVGAARVGYANGQYLLNPTRTEQVTSELDLIVAGTQAAVLMVESEANQLSEEVMLGAVVFGHDQMQTAINAINELVSEAGKPEWDWTAAPKDEPFIAKVTALAEAPLREAYQIRQKGARSDKLKEISKEVLAKLSEEGDVDAVAVSDIMFEIEAKIVRSQILNGEPRIDGRDTRTVRPIEIRNGVLPRTHGSALFTRGETQALVVATLGTARDEQIIDALEGEYRDRFMFHYNMPPFATGETGRVGSPKRREIGHGRLAKRALIPVLPSPEDFAYSIRVVSEITESNGSSSMASVCGGCLAMMDAGVPVKAHVAGVAMGLILDGNRFAVLTDILGDEDHLGDMDFKVAGTANGITALQMDIKVQGITKEIMQVALAQAKEGRLHILSKMQEAMGSVRTELSAHAPRMVSFKIHPDKIREVIGKGGATIQALTKETGCSIDIKDDGTVTIASTSAEGMAEAKARIEGITAEAEVGKIYEGPVVKLLEFGALVNILPGKDGLLHISEISNERVKEVKDYLAEGQVVRVKLLAADERGRLRLSLKAAMADEGGTIAPLAGATTEAAPAADETA; encoded by the coding sequence ATGACTATGTTTAAAAAAGCAGTAAAGAGTTTTCAGTGGGGCAACCATCAAGTAACTATGGAAACAGGCGAGATCGCTCGTCAAGCTGGTGGTGCCGTTATCGTTAATGTGGATGACACAGTAGTGATGGGTACGGTTGTTGCCTCTAAGTCTGCAAAGCCAGGCCAATCCTTTTTCCCATTGACAGTAGATTATTTAGAAAAAACATACGCTGCCGGCAAGATCCCCGGCGGTTTCTTCCGTCGTGAAGGCCGTCCATCTGAAGGTGAGACATTAATCTCCCGCTTGATCGACCGTCCATTGCGTCCTTTGTTTCCAGAAGGATTTTTGAATGAAGTTCAGGTAGTAGTTCATGTCTTGTCAATTAACCCAGATGTTCCTGCAGATATTCCTGCTTTGATCGCTGCTTCTGCAGCATTGGCTGTTTCTGGTATCCCCTTTGCTGGCCCAGTAGGCGCAGCACGTGTTGGTTACGCTAACGGACAATACCTCCTGAACCCAACTCGTACAGAACAAGTTACTAGTGAACTCGACTTGATCGTTGCTGGCACACAGGCTGCTGTATTGATGGTTGAATCAGAAGCCAATCAACTTTCTGAAGAAGTGATGCTCGGTGCAGTGGTATTTGGTCATGACCAAATGCAAACAGCTATTAATGCAATTAATGAATTGGTAAGCGAAGCTGGCAAGCCAGAGTGGGATTGGACTGCTGCTCCTAAAGATGAGCCGTTTATTGCGAAAGTCACTGCTTTGGCTGAAGCGCCATTGCGTGAGGCATATCAGATTCGCCAAAAAGGCGCTCGTTCAGATAAGCTCAAAGAGATTTCCAAAGAAGTGTTGGCTAAGTTATCTGAAGAAGGTGACGTTGATGCTGTTGCTGTTAGTGACATCATGTTCGAGATCGAAGCAAAGATTGTCCGTAGCCAGATTTTGAATGGCGAACCACGTATTGATGGTCGCGATACACGCACTGTTCGCCCAATTGAAATTCGTAATGGTGTACTGCCACGTACGCACGGTTCTGCATTGTTTACCCGTGGTGAAACTCAGGCTCTCGTTGTCGCTACCCTAGGTACCGCACGTGACGAGCAAATCATTGATGCGCTCGAAGGTGAATACCGTGATCGTTTCATGTTTCACTACAACATGCCTCCATTTGCAACAGGCGAAACTGGCCGAGTAGGTAGCCCTAAGCGCCGCGAAATTGGTCACGGTCGTTTGGCTAAGCGCGCTTTGATTCCAGTATTACCAAGCCCAGAAGACTTTGCATACAGCATTCGCGTTGTTTCAGAGATCACTGAGTCCAATGGTTCTTCATCCATGGCTTCTGTATGCGGCGGTTGTCTGGCAATGATGGATGCTGGTGTTCCAGTGAAGGCACACGTTGCTGGTGTAGCAATGGGCTTAATCCTGGACGGTAACCGTTTTGCTGTGTTGACCGATATCTTGGGTGACGAAGATCACTTGGGCGATATGGACTTCAAAGTAGCTGGTACTGCAAACGGTATTACTGCACTCCAGATGGATATTAAGGTTCAAGGTATTACTAAAGAAATTATGCAAGTTGCTTTAGCGCAAGCTAAAGAAGGACGCTTGCACATCTTGAGCAAAATGCAAGAAGCAATGGGTTCAGTTCGTACAGAATTGTCAGCTCATGCTCCACGCATGGTGTCTTTCAAGATTCATCCAGACAAGATTCGTGAAGTGATTGGTAAGGGCGGCGCAACTATCCAGGCCTTGACCAAAGAAACTGGTTGCAGCATCGACATTAAAGATGACGGCACTGTAACCATTGCCTCTACAAGCGCTGAAGGTATGGCTGAAGCAAAAGCGCGTATCGAAGGTATTACTGCCGAAGCTGAAGTTGGCAAGATCTACGAAGGTCCAGTAGTCAAGTTGCTCGAATTCGGTGCTTTGGTGAACATTCTGCCTGGTAAAGACGGCCTCTTGCATATCTCTGAAATTTCAAATGAGCGCGTCAAAGAAGTAAAAGATTATTTGGCGGAAGGCCAAGTAGTTCGTGTGAAATTGTTGGCTGCTGATGAGCGTGGTCGTTTACGTTTATCTTTGAAGGCTGCAATGGCTGATGAGGGTGGCACGATTGCTCCTTTGGCAGGCGCTACTACTGAAGCTGCTCCTGCAGCTGACGAAACAGCTTAA
- a CDS encoding NAD(P)H-quinone oxidoreductase — protein MRVIEIKEFGVPEMLVPTTRPDPVAPAAGTGEVLIQVLAAGINRPDVLQRKGFYPVPAGASDIPGLEVAGQIIGGDLAHADNAFGLKLGDKVCALVQGGGYANLCVAPIAQCLPYPTGFTDQEAAALPETFYTVWSNVFMRGELSAGETLLVQGGSSGIGVTAILLAKALGHQVFVTAGTDEKCAACLKLGADLAINYKTQDFVEEVKKATDGKGVNVILDMVTGEYVQREIDCLADDGRIVIIAIQGGSKAEVSTNQILRRRLTITGSTLRPRPVSFKKQITKQLFDHVWPLLNAGKLKPSIYKTFTLDQAADAHRLMESSEHVGKIVLTV, from the coding sequence ATGCGTGTAATTGAGATCAAAGAATTTGGTGTGCCAGAAATGCTGGTGCCTACCACTCGTCCAGATCCAGTAGCCCCGGCTGCTGGCACTGGCGAGGTGTTGATTCAGGTTCTTGCCGCAGGAATTAATCGCCCAGACGTATTGCAGCGCAAGGGCTTTTATCCTGTTCCAGCTGGAGCCTCCGATATTCCAGGCCTTGAAGTGGCTGGTCAAATTATTGGTGGTGACTTAGCGCACGCTGACAATGCTTTTGGTTTGAAGCTCGGAGATAAAGTTTGCGCATTAGTGCAAGGTGGTGGCTATGCAAATCTCTGTGTTGCCCCGATTGCACAATGCTTACCGTATCCAACTGGCTTTACAGATCAAGAAGCTGCTGCACTACCGGAGACTTTTTATACCGTATGGAGCAATGTGTTCATGCGCGGAGAATTGTCTGCTGGTGAAACCCTATTAGTCCAGGGAGGCTCCAGCGGTATCGGTGTTACAGCAATTTTGCTAGCGAAAGCCCTTGGTCATCAGGTGTTCGTTACTGCTGGCACCGACGAAAAATGTGCTGCTTGCTTAAAGTTGGGCGCTGATTTGGCCATTAACTACAAAACTCAAGACTTTGTAGAAGAGGTGAAGAAAGCTACTGACGGCAAGGGCGTTAATGTCATCCTCGATATGGTGACTGGCGAATACGTTCAGCGAGAAATCGATTGCCTAGCGGATGATGGTCGCATTGTGATTATCGCAATTCAAGGCGGATCTAAAGCCGAAGTGAGCACCAATCAAATTTTGCGTCGCCGTTTGACGATTACTGGCTCAACTTTGCGTCCTCGTCCAGTGTCATTTAAGAAGCAAATTACAAAGCAGCTTTTTGATCATGTCTGGCCATTACTGAATGCTGGCAAGTTAAAGCCGTCTATCTATAAAACATTTACGCTGGATCAAGCGGCAGATGCCCATCGATTGATGGAGTCCTCTGAGCACGTCGGCAAAATTGTTCTGACGGTTTAA